From Maylandia zebra isolate NMK-2024a linkage group LG11, Mzebra_GT3a, whole genome shotgun sequence, one genomic window encodes:
- the gra gene encoding uncharacterized protein C8orf88 homolog: protein MEVSRRRILQKHLEPARPLRRCIPADIDPPINPAAHVLMDQETNIGVEQFYKIINLHKQKKDRISYTRDFLIGLASCPEARKKPEFLPEHPIVLSEARDPEQLRLYEMRMNGKKDKMAAEGLHSP from the exons ATGGAGGTATCAAGGAGAAGAATCCTTCAAAAGCACCTGGAGCCAGCGAGACCCCTGCGCCGCTGCATTCCTGCCGACATTG ATCCACCAATAAATCCTGCTGCACATGTCCTGATGGATCAAGAG ACAAATATTGGTGTAGAGCAGTTCTACAAGATCATCAACCttcataaacagaaaaaag ACAGGATATCTTACACAAGGGACTTCTTAATTGGTCTGGCCAGTTGTCCGGAGGCCAGGAAGAAGCCAGAATTCTTGCCAGAGCACCCAATAGTGTTAAGTGAGGCA AGAGATCCTGAGCAACTAAGGCTTTATGAAATGAGGATGAATGGCAAGAAAGATAAAAT ggcGGCTGAAGGGCTTCACTCACCTTGA